In Glycine max cultivar Williams 82 chromosome 7, Glycine_max_v4.0, whole genome shotgun sequence, a single window of DNA contains:
- the LOC100807087 gene encoding uncharacterized protein isoform X4, with translation MFFILVHHSKLAERSSDFWAALPLVQALLPALRPWVSNSFDVVDDTFSQWKQPIVQQALSQIVATATSAAYRSLVHACAGYLSSYSPSHARAACVLIDLCSGVLAPCMTQVIAKVDLALELLEDLLGIIHDAHNSLVRARAALKYIVLALSGHMDDILGKYKEVKHKILFLVEMLEPFLDPAIAVSKSKIAFGDLASLFPEKQEHNCTIALNIIHTAVRKPAVLPCLESEWRHGSVAPSVLLSILEPHMLLPPDVDLCKSVLRPTDHETASISPLSSGISGGGDFSKSNGQDESIGKTDVSETAGKSDFVEDRNLLFAPPELQSMTLTDFSNIPNQNSSVSNIGDMSLEPKHVAEKHASHHFPTSILDAGLGFEYFNLQADYFQLLNYNDCELRASEFRRLALDLHSHNDVSVESHDAAIDALLLAAECYVNPYFMLSIGASSKLTDLLNVNEFKAVQSHDKVKVKRASGKNKPNLETIAHIERKRDKLVFQMLLEAAELDRKYHLQVSNGEDEAYSAEGFDEQVIKLSPLDVQYADALTLVRQNQALLCKFLIKRLQGDQISMHEILLQSLVYILHTGTKLYCPPEHVIDIILKYAEDLNKLLASFHHQLKEGSLHLTKQRMHGVERRWLLLQRLVIAASGAGEEQTFGTNVQNNYLCGNLIPSSAWMQRISHFSGSSYPLVRFLGWMAISHNAKQYMKDRIFLASDLSHLTYLLSIFADDLAVVDGVVDKKYEEVKIEDSRLEHSSSAKREFERGNQCDEERSFCAIYPELWKFFPNMKRQFKSFGEAILEAVGLQLRSVSSILVPDVLCWFSELCLWPFSFASSIGSDNLKGYNAKNARAIILYILEAIIVEHMEAMVPETPKLVQVLVSLSSSTYCDVSFLDSVLRLLKPIISYSLSKISHDEKLLDGDSCLNFEELCFNILFMKLKQKSEFEHSSEDKEYNTALPIFILASIFPDLSIRYRREFLQSLLKPANFAAFAPTTSFFDYLSAFQCVMDNCKLLLVNALTEFGVIPLRLPPYPHANGAGLSDDNLKPNPWFLSDVCCTSCENDVHNVESNNSDVGHCHLPSDDLEGFCKDIEGLILELNPAIERCWNLHHQISRKLTIAFAECFVFSKCLTSVSQKFHKAEDDDQNSSPTKSSDIFTLHWRFGLQGLCELIVMLQESSCWEVSCLMLDCLLGVPDSFCLDGVVGIICSTIKNVSCSAPRISWRLQIDKWLSSLISRGIYNSQESEVSLIDLFCTLLAHAEPEQRIVAVKHLGILLGQCTNGERAEMNSKICTDFIRNKLVLSIPNYVLSRLVSSTWDEVVVLASSDLSLQIRIHAMALLSNYIPFAEHHHLQSFLVAADSICCLCNAQPSQEGPILQLSLALIAYACLYSPAEDISLIPQKVWENVETLGSTKHDGKLGDLAKKTCQVLCRLRDEGDEAKEALKEVLSQNSSKQYDPDFSNTRQSVVQVLGNLTAVHSYFDLFSRKIDQDDMELEEAELELDIIQKEHALQGRMEDSKDWNQIPGLPSYKKDVSRLQQIRECIRSLEKSKLKEDIIARRQKKLLMRHARQKHLEEASLREADLLQELDRERTAEMEKELERQRLLEIERAKTKELRHNLDMEKERQTQRELQREIEQAESGLRPSRRDFPSSTHTSRPRDRFRERENGRSGNEGSTRAGSGSLQPEIPSTSSSMAPSPTIVLSGSRTFSGQPPTILQSRDRQDDTGSMYEENVDGSKGSGDTSSIGDPELVSAFDGQSGGYGSQRHSSRGSKSRQLGERRDRDSRREGKWERKHS, from the exons ATGTTCTTTATTCTTGTGCATCACAG CAAGTTGGCAGAGAGATCTTCAGATTTTTGGGCTGCACTGCCACTTGTACAAGCTCTGCTGCCAG CCCTACGCCCATGGGTGAGCAATTCTTTTGATGTTGTTGACGACACTTTCTCTCAGTGGAAGCAACCTATTGTACAACAGGCTTTATCTCAG ATTGTTGCTACAGCAACATCAGCCGCATATCGTTCGCTTGTTCATGCTTGTGCTGGTTATCTGTCTTCATACTCACCATCTCAT GCTAGGGCTGCATGTGTACTGATTGATCTGTGTTCTGGTGTGCTGGCACCGTGCATGACTCAAGTGATTGCGAAG GTCGATCTTGCTCTGGAGCTTTTGGAGGATCTTTTGGGCATAATCCAT GATGCTCACAATTcacttgttcgtgctcgtgctgCCTTGAAATATATTGTGCTAGCTTTATCTGGGCATATGGATGACATACTTGGAAAATATAAG GAAGTCAAACACAAAATCCTCTTTCTTGTGGAGATGCTGGAACCTTTTCTTGATCCTGCCATTGCTGTATCAAAAAGCAAAATTGCTTTTGGAGATTTAGCTTCTTTGTTTCCAGAAAAGCAGGAACATAATTGCACAATTGCTCTAAATATCATCCATACTGCTGTACGAAAGCCAGCTGTGCTGCCTTGTTTGGAATCAGAATGGAGGCATGGATCTGTGGCTCCTAG CGTGCTTCTCTCAATATTGGAACCACACATGTTATTGCCACCTGATGTTGACCTCTGCAAGTCAGTTTTAAGACCAACCGATCATGAAACTGCATCTATTTCACCTCTTTCCTCTGGCATTAGTGGTGGAGGTGATTTTTCCAAGTCAAATGGTCAAGATGAGTCTATTGGAAAAACAGATGTTTCAGAAACAGCAGGAAAATCTGATTTTGTTGAAGATCGTAATCTACTTTTTGCCCCACCAGAACTGCAGAGTATGACATTGACAGATTTCTCTAATATTCCTAATCAAAATAGCTCTGTTTCTAACATTGGGGATATGAGCTTGGAACCCAAACATGTGGCTGAGAAACATGCCAGCCATCATTTTCCTACTAGTATCTTGGATGCTGGCCTTGGTTTTGAATACTTCAACCTGCAGGCAGATTATTTTCAACTATTAAACTACAATGATTGTGAACTTCGTGCTTCTGAGTTTAGACGCCTGGCTTTAGATTTGCATTCTCATAATGATGTCTCTGTTGAAAGCCATGATGCTGCAATTGATGCTCTGCTGTTAGCAGCAGAATGTTATGTAAATCCTTATTTTATGTTGTCTATTGGAGCCTCTTCAAAACTGACGGACCTCTTGAATGTTAATGAATTTAAAGCGGTGCAGTCTCATGATAAAGTTAAGGTAAAAAGGGCTTCTGGAAAGAATAAACCTAATTTAGAAACTATTGCACATATAGAAAGAAAACGAGATAAACTTGTTTTTCAAATGCTACTTGAGGCTGCAGAATTGGACAGGAAATATCATTTACAAGTATCTAATGGGGAAGATGAGGCTTATTCTGCTGAAGGTTTTGATGAACAGGTTATAAAGCTATCTCCCCTTGATGTACAATATGCAGATGCTCTAACCTTGGTTCGACAAAACCAAGCCCTGCTGTGTAAATTTTTGATCAAACGGTTGCAGGGAGACCAAATCTCAATGCATGAAATTCTCCTACAGAGTCTTGTGTACATTTTACACACAGGCACCAAGTTATATTGTCCTCCAGAACATGTGAttgatatcattttaaaatatgctGAAGACTTGAACAAGTTGCTGGCATCTTTTCATCACCAGCTGAAGGAAGGTAGTTTGCATTTGACAAAACAAAGAATGCATGGGGTAGAGCGACGTTGGTTACTGCTACAAAGATTGGTAATTGCTGCAAGTGGTGCAGGTGAAGAACAAACTTTTGGAACTAATGTCCAAAATAATTACCTCTGTGGAAATTTAATTCCTTCTTCAGCATGGATGCAGAGAATTTCTCATTTTTCTGGTTCTTCATACCCTTTGGTTCGATTTCTTGGTTGGATGGCAATATCTCATAATGCAAAACAGTATATGAAGGACCGCATTTTCCTTGCATCTGATCTGTCTCATCTGACATATTTACTTTCTATTTTTGCTGATGACCTAGCTGTTGTTGATGGTGTTGTCGATAAAAAGTATGAAGAGGTAAAAATTGAAGATTCACGGCTTGAACACAGTTCTTCTGCTAAGAGGGAATTTGAGCGAGGTAATCAATGTGATGAGGAACGATCTTTTTGTGCAATATATCCTGAACTCTGGAAGTTCTTTCCTAATATGAAAAGGCAATTCAAATCTTTTGGAGAAGCCATTTTAGAGGCTGTTGGTTTGCAGCTGAGATCTGTTTCTTCGATTCTGGTGCCTGATGTTTTGTGCTGGTTTTCTGAGTTGTGTTTGTGGCCATTTTCTTTTGCATCTTCAATTGGAAGTGATAATTTAAAAGGCTATAATGCAAAGAATGCCAGAGCAATAATCCTTTACATACTTGAAGCTATTATAGTTGAACACATGGAAGCTATGGTTCCTGAGACTCCTAAACTAGTGCAAGTGCTTGTGTCACTCTCAAGTTCTACATACTGTGATGTGTCATTTCTTGACTCAGTTTTGCGTTTGTTGAAGCCTATCATTTCTTATTCTTTGTCTAAGATCTCTCATGATGAAAAGCTATTGGATGGTGATTCTTGTCTTAACTTTGAGGAGTTGTGCTTTAACATTCTTTTCATGAAACTGAAACAAAAGAGTGAGTTTGAACATAGTTCTGAAGATAAAGAATACAATACAGCGCtgcctatttttattttggcttCAATTTTTCCTGATTTATCCATCCGATATAGGAGGGAGTTTTTGCAGTCTTTATTGAAACCGGCAAACTTTGCTGCTTTTGCCCCAACAACTTCTTTCTTTGATTATCTCAGTGCATTTCAATGTGTTATGGATAATTGCAAATTACTATTAGTGAATGCATTAACAGAATTTGGTGTGATTCCTCTTCGGCTGCCTCCTTATCCTCATGCAAATGGTGCTGGACTTTCTGATGATAACTTGAAACCAAATCCATGGTTTCTTAGTGATGTCTGTTGCACTTCATGTGAGAATGATGTTCATAATGTAGAAAGTAACAACTCTGATGTTGGTCATTGTCATTTACCTTCTGATGATTTAGAAGGCTTTTGTAAGGACATAGAGGGTCTCATTTTAGAACTTAATCCAGCTATTGAGCGCTGTTGGAATCTTCATCATCAGATAAGTAGAAAACTAACGATAGCATTTGCcgaatgttttgttttttcaaaatgtttGACATCAGTTTCTCAAAAATTTCATAAAGCTGAAGATGACGATCAAAATTCTTCACCAACTAAATCATCTGACATATTCACACTTCATTGGAGATTTGGTCTTCAAGGCCTTTGTGAATTGATCGTTATGCTTCAAGAAAGCAGTTGCTGGGAAGTTTCTTGCTTGATGCTTGATTGTTTACTTGGAGTACCCGATAGTTTTTGCCTGGATGGTGTGGTAGGCATAATATGTTCCACAATAAAGAATGTTTCTTGCAGTGCACCAAGAATATCTTGGCGTTTGCAGATTGATAAGTGGTTATCTTCTTTAATCTCTAGAGGCATCTATAACAGTCAAGAAAGTGAGGTTTCTCTGATAGATCTATTTTGTACTCTGCTAGCCCATGCTGAACCGGAGCAACGTATTGTAGCAGTTAAGCATTTGGGAATACTTCTTGGTCAATGTACAAATGGAGAAAGAGCTGAGATGAATTCTAAAATTTGCACTGACTTCATTCGAAATAAGTTAGTTTTATCCATTCCTAATTATGTTCTTTCTCGTCTGGTTTCTAGTACTTGGGATGAAGTTGTTGTGCTGGCATCATCTGATTTGTCATTACAAATAAGGATTCATGCAATGGCACTTCTGTCAAATTACATTCCGTTTGCTGAGCACCATCACTTGCAATCTTTTCTTGTGGCAGCTGATAGCATTTGTTGTTTGTGTAATGCACAACCATCACAAGAGGGTCCTATCCTGCAACTTTCATTAGCACTTATTGCTTATGCTTGCTTGTACTCACCAGCTGAAGATATTTCTTTGATTCCTCAAAAAGTATGGGAAAATGTTGAAACTTTAGGGTCAACAAAACATG ATGGCAAGCTTGGAGACCTCGCAAAGAAGACTTGTCAAGTCCTGTGTAGATTGAgggatgaaggagatgaggccAAAGAG GCCCTGAAAGAAGTACTTTCTCAGAATTCTTCAAAGCAGTATGACCCGGACTTTTCTAATACTCGTCAATCTGTTGTCCAG GTCCTTGGCAACTTAACTGCAGTTCACTCATACTTTGATTTATTCTCAAGGAAAATTGACCAAGATGATATG GAGCTTGAGGAGGCTGAGTTGGAGCTAGACATAATTCAGAAGGAACATGCATTACAAGGACGAATGGAGGATTCCAAAGATTGGAATCAGATTCCAGGTCTTCCTT CCTACAAAAAGGATGTCTCAAGGCTTCAGCAAATCAGAGAGTGCATTCGTTCCTT AGAAAAGTCCAAACTTAAAGAAGATATCATAGCCCGTAGGCAAAAGAAACTACTCATGAGACATGCCCGTCAAAAACATTTGGAAGAAGCATCTTTACGGGAGGCAGATCTTCTGCAAGAACTTGATAG GGAGAGAACAGCTGAAATGGAAAAAGAGCTGGAAAGACAAAGATTGCTAGAAATAGAGCGTGCTAAAACAAAGGAACTGCGTCACAATCTTGATATGGAGAAGGAGAGGCAAACACAG AGAGAACTTCAGCGTGAAATAGAGCAAGCAGAATCAGGACTTCGACCATCTCGGCGTGATTTTCCATCCTCCACTCACACTAG TCGACCTAGGGATAGATTCcgtgaaagagaaaatggaagATCTGGTAATGAAGGGAGCACTAGAGCTGGCAGTGGAAGCTTACAGCCTGAAATTCCTTCCACCAGTTCATCAATGGCACCCTCACCAACTATAGTTCTTTCTGGATCTCGAACGTTCTCAGGACAGCCGCCTACTATCTTACAGTCACGTGACCGACAGGATGACACTGGCAGCATGTATGAAGAAAATGTCGATGGAAGCAAGGGTTCAGGGGATACCAGCAGCATCGGAGATCCAGAACTAGTATCAGCATTTGATGGCCAGTCTGGTGGATATGGCTCTCAAAGGCATAGTTCAAGAGGAAGCAAGTCAAGGCAACTTGGAGAACGTAGAGACAGAGACAGCAGACGTGAAGGGAAGTGGGAAAGGAAACATTCATAG